From the Meriones unguiculatus strain TT.TT164.6M chromosome 12, Bangor_MerUng_6.1, whole genome shotgun sequence genome, one window contains:
- the Snapc3 gene encoding snRNA-activating protein complex subunit 3, with protein sequence MAEAPQGGGAGVPQHPVPSASHSSFPEYELPELHTRVFHVGAFGALWRDRLGARDLSLSEPQAEAQRSDGGASNNGLEDAAVARDLGCSLEAAAELRVVCGLDKLRCLEEGEDPEVIPENTDLVTLCVRKGLLDYREETITIDRACRQETFAYEMESHALGKKPENAADMIEEGEIILSVNILYPVIFNKHKEHKPYQTMLVLGSQKLTELRDSICCVSDLQIGGEFSNTPDQAPEHISRDLYKSAFFYFEGTFYNDRRFPECRDLSRTIIEWSESHDRGYGKFHTARMEDFTFNDLNIKLGFPYLYCHQGDCEHVVVVTDIRLVHHDDCLDRTLYPLLTKKHWLWTRKCFVCKMYTARWVTNNDTFAPEDPCFFCDVCFRMLHYDSEGNKLGEFLAYPYVDPGTFN encoded by the exons ATGGCGGAGGCCCCGCAGGGCGGCGGTGCGGGTGTCCCGCAGCACCCAGTCCCTAGTGCGAGCCACAGCAGCTTTCCAGAGTACGAGCTCCCCGAGCTGCACACGCGCGTGTTCCACGTGGGCGCCTTTGGAGCGCTATGGCGCGACCGCCTGGGTGCCCGAGATTTGTCGCTGAGCGAACCGCAGGCGGAGGCGCAGCGGTCGGACGGAGGGGCGTCCAACAACGGCTTGGAGGATGCTGCGGTAGCCAGGGATTTGGGCTGCAGTCTGGAGGCGGCGGCAGAGCTGAGGGTCGTGTGCGG CCTTGATAAATTGCGATGCCTCGAAGAAGGTGAAGACCCAGAAGTCATTCCAGAGAACACTGACCTAGTGACTTTATg TGTCAGGAAGGGACTCTTGGATTATCGGGAAGAAACCATCACGATAGACCGTGCCTGTAGACAAGAAACATTTGCTTATGAAATG GAATCTCATGCACTCggaaaaaaacctgaaaatgcAGCAGATATGATTGAAGAAGGGGAGATTATCCTGTCTGTGAACATCTTATACCCTGTTATATTTAATAAG CACAAAGAACACAAACCGTACCAGACGATGTTAGTATTGGGCAGTCAGAAGCTCACAGAACTGCGAGATTCAATTTGCTGTGTCAGTGACCTCCAGATTGGTGGAGAATTCAGCAATACTCCAGACCAAGCTCCTGAGCACATCAGCAGA GACCTATACAAAtcagcttttttttattttgaaggaaCATTTTACAATGACAGAAGATTCCCGGAATGCAGAGACTTGAGCAG AACTATTATAGAGTGGTCAGAGTCCCATGATCGAGGATATGGAAAATTTCACACTGCTAGAATGGAAGATTTCACTTTCAATGACTTGAATATCAAACTTGGCTTTCCTTACCTATACTGTCACCAGGGAGACTGTGAACATGTTGTCGTCGTCACAGACATAAG GCTTGTGCATCATGATGACTGCTTGGATAGAACACTTTATCCCCTTCTTACCAAGAAGCATTGGCTATGGACCAGAAAATGTTTTGTCTGTAAGATGTATACAGCTAG ATGGGTGACAAACAATGACACCTTTGCACCAGAGGATCCATGTTTCTTTTGTGATGTTTGCTTCCGAATGCTCCACTATGATTCCGAAGGCAACAAACTAGGGGAATTCCTTGCTTATCCTTATGTTGACCCAGGAACCTTTAATTAg